The Etheostoma cragini isolate CJK2018 chromosome 15, CSU_Ecrag_1.0, whole genome shotgun sequence genome window below encodes:
- the LOC117957440 gene encoding retinol dehydrogenase 8 isoform X2: MGPRRVLVTGCSSGIGLAVAARLAKDELRRFEVNNAGVGMIGPLECQSIDAMKNLFDTNFFGLARLVKELLPDMKRRQSGHIVVMSSVMGIQGLLFNDVYSASKFAVEGFCESLAVQAMKFSIKTTLVEPGPVVTEFERKVYEDAEKMDLSGTDEETAKIFREVYLPYSKKIFSSLGQTPEEVAEQTIKVITAKEPPLRHQTNRLYMPMTALKHADPTGRLPLDTFYKMIFKHDSVFNATLGVLRMLQRGAGKK, from the exons ATGGGACCCAGGAGAGTGCTGGTGACTGGGTGCTCCTCTGGTATCGGCTTGGCTGTGGCTGCACGGCTGGCTAAGGATGAACTCAGACGGTTTGAAG TGAACAATGCTGGCGTTGGCATGATTGGACCACTGGAGTGCCAAAGTATTGACGCAATGAAGAATCTCTTTGATACAAACTTCTTTGGCCTGGCTAGGCTAGTGAAAGAGTTGCTGCCCGACATGAAGCGGAGGCAGAGCGGCCATATTGTGGTGATGAGCAGCGTCATGGGAATACAGG GGCTTCTGTTCAATGACGTCTACTCTGCCTCCAAATTTGCTGTGGAAGGATTTTGCGAAAGTCTGGCAGTGCAAGCAATGAAGTTTAGCATCAA GACGACTCTAGTGGAACCTGGCCCTGTGGTGACAGAGTTTGAAAGGAAAGTGTATGAGGATGCTGAGAAGATGGATCTTTCAGGAACAGATGAGGAGACTGCCAAAATCTTCCGTGAAGTTTACCTACCATACTCTAAAAAGATTTTCTCCTCATTAGGCCAGACACCAGAGGAAGTGGCTGAG cAAACCATTAAAGTGATCACAGCCAAAGAGCCTCCTCTGCGCCACCAGACCAACCGCCTGTACATGCCCATGACAGCACTGAAGCATGCAGATCCGACTGGTCGACTGCCTCTGGACACCTTCTATAAGATGATATTTAAACACGACAGCGTGTTCAATGCTACTCTCGGGGTGCTGCGCATGCTGCAGAGGGGCGCAGGGAAGAAATAA
- the LOC117957440 gene encoding retinol dehydrogenase 8 isoform X1, producing MGPRRVLVTGCSSGIGLAVAARLAKDELRRFEVVATMRDLRKRGPLEKAAGDSLNKTLEIKELDACCEASIRECVNGLPDRRVDVLVNNAGVGMIGPLECQSIDAMKNLFDTNFFGLARLVKELLPDMKRRQSGHIVVMSSVMGIQGLLFNDVYSASKFAVEGFCESLAVQAMKFSIKTTLVEPGPVVTEFERKVYEDAEKMDLSGTDEETAKIFREVYLPYSKKIFSSLGQTPEEVAEQTIKVITAKEPPLRHQTNRLYMPMTALKHADPTGRLPLDTFYKMIFKHDSVFNATLGVLRMLQRGAGKK from the exons ATGGGACCCAGGAGAGTGCTGGTGACTGGGTGCTCCTCTGGTATCGGCTTGGCTGTGGCTGCACGGCTGGCTAAGGATGAACTCAGACGGTTTGAAG TGGTTGCCACAATGAGGGATCTTAGGAAACGGGGGCCCTTGGAGAAAGCAGCAGGGGACTCCTTAAACAAAACCCTGGAAATCAAAGAGTTAGATGCCTGTTGTGAAGCCTCCATCAGAGAGTGTGTCAACGGCCTGCCGGACAGACGGGTGGATGTTCTTG TGAACAATGCTGGCGTTGGCATGATTGGACCACTGGAGTGCCAAAGTATTGACGCAATGAAGAATCTCTTTGATACAAACTTCTTTGGCCTGGCTAGGCTAGTGAAAGAGTTGCTGCCCGACATGAAGCGGAGGCAGAGCGGCCATATTGTGGTGATGAGCAGCGTCATGGGAATACAGG GGCTTCTGTTCAATGACGTCTACTCTGCCTCCAAATTTGCTGTGGAAGGATTTTGCGAAAGTCTGGCAGTGCAAGCAATGAAGTTTAGCATCAA GACGACTCTAGTGGAACCTGGCCCTGTGGTGACAGAGTTTGAAAGGAAAGTGTATGAGGATGCTGAGAAGATGGATCTTTCAGGAACAGATGAGGAGACTGCCAAAATCTTCCGTGAAGTTTACCTACCATACTCTAAAAAGATTTTCTCCTCATTAGGCCAGACACCAGAGGAAGTGGCTGAG cAAACCATTAAAGTGATCACAGCCAAAGAGCCTCCTCTGCGCCACCAGACCAACCGCCTGTACATGCCCATGACAGCACTGAAGCATGCAGATCCGACTGGTCGACTGCCTCTGGACACCTTCTATAAGATGATATTTAAACACGACAGCGTGTTCAATGCTACTCTCGGGGTGCTGCGCATGCTGCAGAGGGGCGCAGGGAAGAAATAA